Proteins encoded within one genomic window of Cucumis sativus cultivar 9930 chromosome 3, Cucumber_9930_V3, whole genome shotgun sequence:
- the LOC101208303 gene encoding uncharacterized protein LOC101208303, with protein sequence MSKEVEFRRSPSPVAKLMGLDGMPVPHRQSSYKQQMTASPEKSQRGLTSDDNQLYARSSRRQQKFKDVFEVQETSMKGSSSFSVPKNSNLKPSQTEMEYIQKKFMDARRLVTDEKLQGSKEIHDALEILDSNKKLLLKYLQQPDSLFMKHLLDINDVLPHSSCIHMAPSKSSDDENHGCHESSRKLARRNPRKKHRKSRKHCSSHVSPSDSNYVAKCPVKSSRIKLEDDERLSIFPKRIVVLKPNLGKAQNSSGVIPSSHSFQSSCRKPSEFERMEIRGMETLRTKNHDDGLGVSSHEVRPSKEVSKKTKQVRENFEYSSMSSSFGTARHDRNGCPFIGNDSEAGKCNSSNMFGLNGQLQSSSFRYKKSSLSAEAKKRLSERWKTTCDYHNTGAVGRSCTLAEMLAMPEKETTPSHMEPKHRGESSGKIFNDQRIEPFGISSRDGWKDICLEKLSRSRSLPASSTSFEIVKTNSESLRMDPFAIPKEAFKWERKEAISENLCLREHIGRRNSRHRRRKSHGSICSLEEFSDPVLEICTSQNQDSDFKDNEPVDRNLLVVEESIHFPVQDQTEVLESWMNLRVKSEEVIVSSNEELQLELPVHSVVEDTSLSGNQGCFISKGLSPEGSEDISFQLKSVSGIESPVSSKEAEQPSPVSVLEPPFADDLPPGSDCFESLSADLHGLRMQLKLLKLETEAFTESEETQHISSDEDGVEGSVESPEDKYTSNGEDSWEISYVTDVLQNSAFKDTEPDMFVAMWHSLECPVDPSTFEDLEKKYAGRSSQPRSERKLLFDCINLGILDIYQKFTDPYPWVRPPTIQVGYGEGLCNNLCKFLAKQQVKKVDEDIVEKVVGRTSQWLVLGYDVDVIGKEIERLMVDELITEVVDMYL encoded by the exons ATGTCTAAAGAGGTTGAATTCAGGAGGTCACCGAGTCCCGTTGCTAAATTGATGGGTCTGGATGGGATGCCAGTGCCGCATCGGCAGTCGTCTTATAAACAACAGATGACGGCATCACCTGAAAAATCTCAGAGGGGCCTTACATCTGACGACAATCAATTGTATGCACGGAGTTCGAGGCGGCAGCAAAAATTTAAGGATGTGTTTGAGGTACAGGAAACATCAATGAAAGGAAGCAGCAGTTTCTCAGTACCTAAGAATTCAAATCTGAAGCCTTCTCAGACAGAGATGGAATACATTCAGAAGAAGTTCATGGATGCCAGACGTCTCGTAACAGATGAGAAGTTACAGGGTTCCAAGGAAATTCATGACGCACTTGAAATATTGGATTCGAACAAGAAACTTCTACTGAAATATCTCCAGCAGCCAGATTCTCTGTTCATGAAGCATCTTCTTGACATAAATGATGTTCTTCCTCACTCAAGTTGTATTCATATGGCACCTTCAAAATCATCAGATGATGAGAATCATGGGTGCCATGAATCCAGTAGGAAGTTAGCGAGGAGAAATCCACGGAAGAAGCACAGAAAATCTCGCAAGCATTGTAGCAGTCATGTCAGTCCCTCTGATTCTAATTATGTGGCGAAATGTCCTGTTAAAAGTTCTAGAATTAAATTAGAGGACGACGAAAGATTGTCTATCTTTCCGAAAAGAATTGTTGTTTTGAAGCCAAATCTTGGGAAGGCGCAAAATTCTTCTGGTGTTATACCGTCCTCACATTCTTTTCAGTCTAGCTGTAGGAAGCCATCAGAATTTGAAAGGATGGAGATCAGGGGGATGGAAACTTTGAGGACAAAGAATCATGATGACGGCCTAGGGGTATCAAGTCATGAGGTTAGACCTTCTAAAGAAGTTTCCAAGAAAACTAAGCAAGTGAGAGAGAATTTTGAATATAGTTCCATGAGTTCATCATTTGGAACAGCAAGACATGATAGGAATGGATGTCCTTTCATTGGGAATGATTCGGAGGCTGGGAAATGCAATTCCAGCAATATGTTTGGCTTAAATGGTCAACTCCAGTCTTCATCCTTTCGTTACAAAAAGTCATCCTTGAGTGCAGAAGCTAAGAAGAGACTATCAGAAAGGTGGAAAACTACTTGTGACTACCATAACACAGGTGCGGTTGGTAGGAGTTGCACACTGGCTGAGATGCTTGCCATGCCCGAGAAGGAAACTACACCTTCACATATGGAACCAAAGCATCGGGGAGAATCCAGCGGCAAAATTTTTAATGACCAGCGTATTGAACCTTTCGGCATAAGTAGTAGGGATGGCTGGAAGGACATCTGCTTAGAAAAGTTATCTAGGTCAAGATCTCTTCCTGCCTCTTCAACTTCCTTTGAGATTGTTAAAACAAATTCCGAATCTCTGAGGATGGATCCATTTGCGATACCAAAAGAGGCCTTCAAGTGGGAAAGAAAGGAGGCAATTAGTGAGAATTTGTGCCTAAGGGAACATATAGGCCGCAGAAATTCCAGACATAGGAGAAGAAAATCTCATGGTTCTATCTGCTCACTTGAGGAATTTAGTGACCCTGTACTGGAGATTTGCACTAGCCAGAATCAAGATAGTGATTTTAAAGACAATGAACCAGTCGATAGGAATCTTCTGGTTGTTGAAGAATCAATACATTTCCCAGTTCAGGACCAAACTGAAGTTCTTGAAAGTTGGATGAATTTGAGAGTGAAATCTGAAGAGGTGATTGTATCCTCCAATGAGGAACTTCAACTTGAATTGCCTGTTCATTCAGTGGTAGAAGATACTTCTCTCTCTGGGAATCAGGGCTGTTTTATCTCTAAG GGATTGTCACCAGAAGGATCTGAAGATATTTCATTCCAATTGAAATCTGTATCTGGAATAGAATCTCCTGTAAGCTCAAAGGAGGCTGAGCAGCCCAGTCCAGTTTCAGTTCTAGAACCTCCTTTTGCAGATGATCTACCACCTGGTTCTGACTGCTTTGAGAGTCTTAGTGCTGACCTCCATG GGCTTCGAATGCAACTCAAGTTACTCAAGTTAGAGACTGAAGCTTTCACTGAATCTGAAGAAACACAGCACATCTCGAGTGATGAAGATGGAGTGGAAGGTTCCGTCGAGTCTCCAGAGGATAAATATACATCCAATGGTGAAGATAGCTGGGAGATTTCATATGTAACTGATGTTTTACAAAACTCGGCTTTTAAAGATACTGAACCGGACATGTTTGTTGCAATGTGGCACTCTCTGGAATGCCCTGTTGATCCATCTACATTTGAGGATCTCGAGAAGAAGTACGCGGGTAGGTCTTCTCAACCAAGGTCAGAAAGAAAGCTACTTTTTGACTGTATAAATTTAGGAATTTTGGATATTTACCAAAAATTCACTGACCCTTATCCATGGGTAAGGCCCCCAACAATACAAGTAGGGTATGGTGAAGGGCTTTGCAATAATTTGTGTAAGTTTCTAGCTAAGCAGCAAGTGAAGAAAGTAGATGAAGACATTGTAGAGAAAGTGGTGGGAAGGACGAGTCAATGGTTAGTGTTGGGGTATGATGTTGATGTAATAGGTAAGGAGATTGAGAGACTAATGGTAGATGAACTCATAACTGAGGTAGTTGACATGTATTTATAG